One Balaenoptera musculus isolate JJ_BM4_2016_0621 chromosome 13, mBalMus1.pri.v3, whole genome shotgun sequence genomic region harbors:
- the ZFP36L2 gene encoding mRNA decay activator protein ZFP36L2, whose protein sequence is MSTTLLSAFYDIDFLCKTEKSLANLNLNNMLDKKAVGTPVAAAPSSGFTPGFLRRHSASNLHALAHPAPSPGSCSPKFPGAANGSTCGSAAAGGPASYGTLKEPSGGGGTALLNKENKFRDRSFSENGERSQHLLHLQQQQKGGGGSQINSTRYKTELCRPFEESGTCKYGEKCQFAHGFHELRSLTRHPKYKTELCRTFHTIGFCPYGPRCHFIHNADERRPAPSGGASGDLRTFSARDALHLGFPREPRPKLHHSLSFSGFPSGHHQPPGGLESPLLLDSPTSRTPPPPSCSSASSCSSSASSCSSASAASTPSGAPTCCASAAAAAAAALLYGTGGAEDLLAPGAPCATCSSASCANNAFAFGPELSSLITPLAIQTHNFAAVAAAAYYRSQQQQSLVPPAQPPAPPSAPLPASAAAPPSPPFSFQLPRRLSESPVFDAPPSPPDSLSDRDSYLSGSLSSGSLSGSESPSLDPGRRLPIFSRLSISDD, encoded by the exons ATGTCGACCACACTTCTGTCCGCCTTCTACGATATCGACTTCTTGTGCAAG ACGGAGAAGTCCCTGGCCAACCTCAATTTGAACAACATGCTGGACAAGAAGGCGGTGGGGACACCCGTGGCCGCCGCCCCCAGCTCGGGCTTCACGCCGGGCTTCCTCCGACGGCACTCAGCCAGCAACCTGCACGCGCTCGCCCACCCCGCGCCTAGCCCCGGCAGCTGCTCGCCCAAGTTCCCGGGCGCAGCTAACGGCAGCACCTGCGGCAGCGCGGCGGCGGGCGGGCCGGCCTCCTACGGCACCCTCAAGGAGCCGTCGGGGGGCGGCGGCACGGCCCTGCTGAACAAGGAGAACAAATTCCGGGACCGCTCGTTCAGCGAGAACGGCGAGCGCAGCCAGCACCTCCTGcacctgcagcagcagcagaaggggGGCGGCGGCTCCCAGATCAACTCAACGCGCTACAAAACTGAGCTGTGCCGGCCCTTCGAGGAGAGCGGCACGTGCAAGTACGGCGAGAAGTGCCAGTTCGCGCATGGCTTCCACGAGCTGCGCAGCCTGACGCGGCACCCCAAGTACAAGACGGAGCTGTGCCGCACCTTCCACACCATCGGCTTCTGCCCCTATGGGCCTCGCTGCCACTTCATCCACAACGCCGATGAGCGGCGGCCCGCGCCGTCGGGGGGCGCCTCCGGGGACCTGCGCACCTTCAGCGCCCGCGACGCGCTGCACCTGGGCTTCCCGCGGGAGCCGCGGCCCAAGCTGCACCACAGCCTCAGCTTCTCGGGCTTCCCGTCAGGCCACCACCAGCCCCCGGGGGGCCTGGAGTCGCCCCTGCTGCTCGACAGCCCCACGTCGCGCACGCCGCCGCCACCCTCCTGCTCCTCGGCTTCGTCTTGCTCCTCATCCGCTTCGTCCTGCTCCTCGGCCTCGGCTGCCTCCACACCCTCGGGCGCCCCGACGTGCTGTGCCTCTGCGGCGGCAGCGGCCGCGGCCGCGCTGCTGTACGGCACCGGGGGCGCCGAGGACCTGCTCGCGCCGGGCGCGCCCTGCGCCACCTGCTCGTCGGCCTCGTGCGCCAACAACGCCTTCGCCTTCGGTCCGGAGCTGAGCAGCCTCATCACACCTCTCGCCATCCAGACCCACAACTTCGCCGCCGTGGCCGCCGCCGCCTACTATCGCAGCCAGCAGCAGCAGAGCCTAGTGCCCCCCGCGCAGCCCCCGGCGCCGCCCAGCGCGCCCCTCCCTGCCAGCGCCGCCGCGCCGCCCTCGCCGCCCTTCAGCTTCCAGCTGCCACGCCGCCTGTCCGAGTCGCCCGTGTTCGACGCGCCCCCTAGTCCCCCGGACTCACTGTCTGACCGCGACAGCTACTTGAGCGGCTCCCTGAGCTCGGGCAGCCTCAGCGGCTCTGAGTCCCCCAGCCTCGACCCCGGCCGCCGCCTGCCCATCTTCAGCCGCCTCTCCATCTCCGACGACTGA